One region of Armigeres subalbatus isolate Guangzhou_Male chromosome 3, GZ_Asu_2, whole genome shotgun sequence genomic DNA includes:
- the LOC134219566 gene encoding anaphase-promoting complex subunit 7, translating into MGTLFDHLKSLFEYELYSNTRTLSNLILAVFDSNRSVLTAQQHFSTLIYYAESLFQEHQYREAEGVFRQALQAKRNLPKTKSPIGKGNENPPDIFSEVEIKYKTARCLIEIKRFRDAIVMLQSLSIKQRTPKVNMLLSRLYHNHGHERSAIGTYKEVLKDCPLAFEAVEGLLSLGTNGIEVNTLILDATLAPQCSDWLSNWIKAHAHMQNRKYSEAIQTFRSIESNTSLSNYHQLLVQIGECYYHNGEYENAYTYLKRAHSLYPYMKNGIQILAILMAKKKKMNELEKMIAPTSTFPMEYSSEMWFVMAQYLYSTAKYDKAVYFVQKACFLNPKNAEALILKAEILLQLKKYQEAIAHLRFAQQFAPYRYEVHKVLVDTYLNMNRLREAQAQALKALKAIGETPRLLVLLGRTYLKDDTTKAKAKTLFTKALEMNENYLPAVYLLADLYRQENDASSCIKLLKKHASLTQNCKLHAMLGDLLSNDKDHSGALEHYTIALNLDPTNRCAMAGLLAMGQSAGGASGVPGSSYLESSMVEEGSDMQDNPLEMIEIPHSAQNDLGSESDIMWSDVEIEINQ; encoded by the exons ATGGGAACATTATTTGATCATTTAAAAAGTCTTTTCGAATACGAATTGTACTCGAATACCAGGACGTTG TCCAACCTAATACTGGCCGTGTTTGACAGTAATAGATCCGTGTTAACGGCGCAGCAGCACTTTTCGACTCTAATTTATTATGCAGAGTCACTATTCCAAGAGCATCAATATCGAGAAGCAGAGGGAGTTTTCCGTCAGGCACTGCAAGCCAAGCGGAATCTGCCAAAAACCAAATCTCCTATTGGTAAAGGAAACGagaatcctccggatatttTCTCAGAGGTTGAAATAAAATACAAAACAGCTAGATGTTTAATCGAGATAAAACGTTTCCGGGATGCTATCGTAATGTTGCAATCGCTTTCCATCAAACAGCGGACACCAAAAGTAAACATGCTTCTGAGTCGTCTGTATCATAATCACGGCCACGAAAGGAGTGCTATTGGCACATATAAAGAAGTATTGAAAGATTGTCCTCTTGCTTTCGAAGCTGTTGAAGGATTATTGTCGTTGGGGACAAACGGAATCGAGGTTAATACGCTGATACTCGATGCAACTCTTGCACCCCAGTGCAGTGACTGGCTGAGCAACTGGATAAAAGCCCATGCTCACATGCAGAATAGGAAATACTCAGAGGCTATACAAACTTTTCGGTCTATTGAATCAAACACATCCTTGTCCAACTATCATCAGCTTTTGGTTCAGATTGGCGAATGCTATTACCATAACGGCGAGTATGAGAATGCTTACACCTATTTGAAACGAGCTCACAGCTTGTATCCCTACATGAAAAACGGAATCCAAATTCTGGCAATATTAATggctaaaaagaagaaaatgaatGAACTTGAAAAAATGATTGCACCCACATCCACTTTTCCAATGGAATACTCATCGGAAATGTGGTTTGTGATGGCTCAGTATCTCTACTCCACGGCCAAGTACGACAAAGCGGTTTATTTTGTGCAAAAGGCGTGCTTCCTGAATCCTAAGAATGCCGAAGCGCTGATTCTAAAGGCGGAAATCCTGCTGCAACTGAAGAAGTATCAGGAGGCGATAGCCCACCTACGCTTTGCTCAGCAGTTTGCTCCTTATCGCTACGAGGTGCATAAGGTTCTGGTCGACACCTATCTGAACATGAATCGTCTCCGGGAGGCGCAGGCCCAAGCACTGAAGGCCCTTAAAGCTATCGGAGAAACGCCACGACTCCTCGTG CTTTTGGGACGAACTTACTTGAAGGACGACACCACGAAGGCAAAAGCTAAAACATTATTTACTAAGGCTCTGGAAATGAACGAAAATTATTTGCCGGCGGTCTACCTGTTGGCCGATCTGTACCGCCAAGAAAATGATGCATCCAGCTGCATAAAACTGCTGAAGAAGCACGCTTCGCTTACTCAAAACTGCAAGCTCCACGCCATGCTGGGGGATCTTTTGAGTAATGACAAGGACCATTCCGGAGCATTGGAGCATTATACCATTGCATTGAA TCTCGATCCAACAAATCGTTGCGCAATGGCAGGACTATTGGCAATGGGTCAAAGCGCGGGTGGTGCTAGTGGCGTTCCAGGTTCATCCTATTTGGAATCATCGATGGTAGAGGAAGGCAGTGATATGCAAGATAACCCACTTGAAATGATAGAAATTCCTCATAGCGCCCAGAACGACCTTGGATCCGAAAGCGATATTATGTGGTCCGATGTGGAGATCGAGATCAATCAATAA